In one window of Tumebacillus algifaecis DNA:
- the fliQ gene encoding flagellar biosynthesis protein FliQ: MSADFIISLGQNAILTLLMMVAPLLGIGLLVGLTVSIFQATTQIQEQSLQFIPKLIATFVAMVVFGPWMLSLILDFARNIFGNLNSFIG; this comes from the coding sequence TTGAGCGCGGACTTTATCATCTCACTTGGACAAAATGCGATCTTGACGCTGCTCATGATGGTCGCTCCGTTGCTTGGCATCGGGCTTCTGGTCGGTTTGACGGTTTCGATTTTTCAGGCGACCACTCAGATACAGGAGCAGTCGCTACAGTTCATTCCAAAGCTGATTGCGACCTTTGTTGCAATGGTTGTGTTCGGTCCCTGGATGCTGTCACTGATCTTGGACTTCGCCAGAAACATTTTCGGAAATTTAAACTCGTTTATCGGATAG
- the fliP gene encoding flagellar type III secretion system pore protein FliP (The bacterial flagellar biogenesis protein FliP forms a type III secretion system (T3SS)-type pore required for flagellar assembly.), translated as MMKKIQILLLLMVTLFALVGVTEPVYAQQSIVIPGIDIGISTADDPQSVSTSMQIIMLLTVLSLAPSILILMTCFTRIVIVLSFVRNALALQQMPPTQVLIGLALFMTLFVMYPTLQQINDTALQPYLDGSMSQTQALEHAATPLKHFMAKQTREEDLKLFLEFRNQPMPNTVDEIPISTLVPAFTISELKTAFQIGFMIFVPFLIIDMVVASVLMSMGMMMLPPVMISMPFKILLFVLVDGWYLVVKSLLIGYQ; from the coding sequence ATGATGAAAAAGATTCAAATCCTCCTGCTGCTTATGGTTACTTTGTTTGCACTTGTCGGAGTCACAGAGCCTGTTTACGCACAACAGAGTATAGTGATTCCAGGGATTGACATCGGAATCTCGACAGCGGACGATCCGCAGTCAGTTTCGACCAGTATGCAGATCATCATGCTGCTGACCGTTTTGTCTTTGGCACCGTCGATCTTGATTCTGATGACCTGTTTTACCCGTATTGTGATTGTGCTGTCCTTTGTCCGCAATGCGCTCGCGTTGCAGCAAATGCCGCCAACACAAGTATTAATCGGACTGGCGTTATTTATGACTCTCTTTGTTATGTATCCAACTCTTCAGCAAATCAATGATACCGCGTTGCAACCCTATCTGGATGGATCGATGTCTCAGACGCAAGCTCTTGAACATGCAGCTACACCACTGAAACATTTCATGGCGAAACAAACTCGGGAAGAGGATTTGAAGCTGTTTCTGGAATTCCGTAATCAACCGATGCCAAACACCGTGGATGAGATACCAATCTCAACGCTCGTACCGGCTTTTACAATTTCGGAACTGAAAACTGCGTTTCAGATCGGTTTTATGATTTTCGTCCCGTTTTTGATCATCGACATGGTAGTGGCAAGCGTGTTGATGTCAATGGGTATGATGATGCTTCCGCCGGTCATGATCTCAATGCCGTTTAAGATCTTGTTGTTTGTCTTGGTCGATGGTTGGTACCTTGTCGTGAAGTCACTATTGATCGGATACCAGTAA
- a CDS encoding flagellar biosynthetic protein FliO, with amino-acid sequence MLKKDTPATNFQGAAIDGGSMFWSILQLIFALGIIIAIIYLLIRFLSTRTNLTRGNVFQPLGAHTLATNRSVHVIALQDKVYVIGVGDDVTLLDTIEDAELVMQIKESSAPTSGMAAGAPVLTDLLNRLRKKQTPQAEEINVTDLSFDDALREKLNSLKEQRQQTGLPPEDEK; translated from the coding sequence GTGCTGAAAAAAGATACACCTGCCACCAACTTTCAGGGGGCAGCTATCGACGGTGGTTCGATGTTTTGGTCAATCCTGCAGTTGATTTTCGCACTTGGGATTATTATTGCCATCATCTATCTGCTGATACGCTTTCTTTCCACACGCACCAATCTTACACGCGGTAACGTGTTTCAGCCGCTCGGAGCGCATACGCTGGCGACCAACAGGTCTGTGCATGTGATCGCTCTGCAAGACAAAGTGTATGTGATCGGTGTGGGAGACGACGTCACACTGCTTGATACGATCGAGGATGCGGAACTTGTGATGCAAATCAAAGAGTCATCCGCGCCGACAAGCGGTATGGCCGCTGGGGCACCAGTTCTTACCGACTTACTGAACCGCCTGCGCAAGAAGCAAACGCCGCAAGCAGAAGAAATCAATGTCACGGACTTGTCTTTTGATGACGCACTCCGTGAGAAGCTGAACTCGCTCAAAGAACAACGTCAACAGACTGGTTTGCCGCCGGAGGATGAAAAATGA
- a CDS encoding response regulator — MSHKILIVDDAAFMRMMIKEILTKNGYTVVGEAQDGLQAVEKYKELRPDLVTMDITMPEMDGIHALKEIRGFDPNAKIIMCSAMGQQAMVIDAIQAGAKDFIVKPFQADRVVEAIKKTLS, encoded by the coding sequence ATGTCTCATAAAATCCTGATCGTAGACGATGCAGCATTTATGCGAATGATGATCAAAGAGATTCTCACCAAAAACGGATATACCGTTGTAGGTGAAGCGCAAGACGGGCTACAAGCGGTGGAAAAATATAAAGAGCTGCGCCCTGATTTGGTGACGATGGACATCACGATGCCGGAGATGGATGGCATTCATGCGCTGAAAGAAATTCGCGGGTTCGACCCAAACGCAAAAATCATCATGTGCTCTGCGATGGGTCAGCAGGCGATGGTTATCGACGCGATCCAAGCGGGCGCCAAAGACTTCATCGTCAAACCGTTCCAAGCGGACCGCGTTGTCGAAGCGATCAAGAAAACGCTGAGCTAA